The following proteins come from a genomic window of Blastocatellia bacterium:
- a CDS encoding bifunctional riboflavin kinase/FAD synthetase, with the protein MKIAYELTSPDIAQPTVLTWGVFDGLHIGHQQIIRTVVQRARLVSAVPTVVTFDPHPRAVLRPEHAPPLLQTFGQRLEGFEQLGIEQTVVIRFSPEFAATPAEQFLRNLIFGRLGALEVYVGQGVAFGHNREGRFELVERVSAELGRRAAIVPEVMYRGHRVRSTTIRRLLKAGYLNLPRRMLGRPYEVIGTVIRGRGIGGELLVSTANLQLENGVIPAQGVYVTWAYAGQQWRPSVTNIGTRPTFGGDPHISVECHLLDTQQDLLGQRLRLRFLHRLRDEIRFPDVTALKQQIMKDIERTRRYFQRATVHCLSIADFQPPAH; encoded by the coding sequence ATGAAGATTGCTTACGAGCTGACTAGCCCCGATATTGCGCAACCCACTGTCTTAACATGGGGCGTCTTTGATGGACTTCACATCGGCCATCAACAAATCATCCGGACGGTCGTGCAACGGGCTCGGCTGGTATCGGCTGTGCCGACAGTCGTCACGTTCGATCCTCATCCGCGCGCCGTGTTGAGGCCTGAGCACGCGCCGCCGCTGCTGCAAACCTTCGGCCAACGCCTGGAAGGATTCGAGCAACTGGGCATCGAACAAACGGTGGTGATCCGGTTTTCACCGGAGTTTGCCGCGACGCCTGCCGAACAGTTTCTGCGCAACCTCATTTTTGGACGCCTCGGCGCTCTGGAAGTATACGTGGGGCAAGGCGTCGCGTTTGGACACAATCGCGAGGGACGTTTTGAATTAGTCGAGCGTGTCAGCGCGGAGCTGGGACGGCGAGCAGCCATCGTCCCTGAAGTGATGTATCGCGGCCATCGCGTTCGCTCAACGACAATTCGGCGATTGCTCAAAGCGGGATACCTGAATCTCCCCCGTCGCATGTTGGGGCGTCCTTATGAAGTCATCGGCACGGTAATCCGAGGACGAGGCATCGGCGGAGAGTTGCTGGTTTCCACCGCTAATCTACAGTTGGAAAACGGCGTCATTCCCGCTCAAGGCGTGTATGTGACATGGGCATACGCAGGCCAGCAGTGGCGCCCCAGCGTAACCAACATCGGCACACGCCCAACGTTTGGCGGCGACCCACACATCAGTGTTGAATGTCACCTGCTGGATACGCAGCAAGACCTCCTTGGGCAGCGCCTGCGCCTGCGATTCTTGCATCGGCTGCGCGATGAGATTCGATTCCCCGATGTGACAGCATTGAAGCAACAAATCATGAAAGACATTGAGCGAACGCGACGCTATTTTCAACGCGCAACAGTCCACTGCTTGTCAATTGCCGATTTTCAACCGCCGGCTCACTGA
- a CDS encoding PhoH family protein, with the protein MKKIVVPHKGLETLFGPHDQNLKYLESMLNVRVDARGNVLTVEGEEQDVHVVERIFDDYAALLRDGHQPTEKEVKHVFQQIAEDRTYSLRDHFLEGSFTPAGKKRIVARTPTQLKYIQAIRENDIVFGIGPGGTGKTYLAVAMAVEALTTKRVSRIILTRPAVEAGERLGFLPGDMQEKIDPYLRPLYDALYDIMEFERVTQLMERRIIEIAPLAFMRGRTLSNSFIILDEAQNTTSEQMKMFLTRLGVDSKAVITGDITQIDLPPGKRSGLVEAQQVIQHVEGLAFIYFTERDVVRHRLVRLIIKAYEEYDRNQPMTS; encoded by the coding sequence TTGAAGAAGATTGTTGTGCCCCATAAAGGATTAGAAACGCTGTTTGGCCCTCACGACCAAAATCTGAAATATCTTGAATCCATGCTCAATGTCCGGGTGGACGCTCGCGGCAACGTGCTGACCGTTGAAGGTGAAGAGCAAGATGTACATGTTGTCGAGCGCATCTTCGACGACTACGCCGCGCTGTTGCGCGATGGCCATCAACCCACGGAAAAAGAAGTGAAGCATGTCTTTCAGCAAATCGCCGAGGATCGCACATACAGCCTACGCGACCATTTCCTCGAAGGCAGCTTCACGCCGGCAGGTAAAAAGCGGATTGTCGCGCGCACACCCACACAGTTGAAGTACATTCAAGCGATCCGTGAAAACGACATCGTGTTCGGGATTGGGCCGGGAGGCACAGGGAAAACTTACCTGGCCGTTGCGATGGCCGTGGAAGCATTGACGACCAAGCGGGTCAGCCGCATCATCCTGACGCGACCGGCAGTGGAGGCCGGCGAGCGGCTCGGCTTCCTTCCCGGCGACATGCAAGAGAAGATTGACCCGTACTTGCGGCCCCTATATGACGCCCTCTACGACATCATGGAGTTTGAGCGGGTCACGCAGTTGATGGAGCGGCGGATCATCGAGATTGCCCCGCTGGCCTTTATGCGGGGGCGCACACTCTCCAATTCATTTATCATTCTGGACGAAGCGCAAAACACGACCAGCGAACAGATGAAAATGTTTTTGACGCGATTGGGCGTTGATTCCAAAGCCGTCATCACGGGAGACATCACCCAGATTGATCTGCCACCAGGGAAACGATCCGGTTTGGTCGAAGCCCAACAAGTCATTCAGCATGTTGAGGGATTGGCCTTCATTTACTTCACCGAGCGAGATGTCGTTCGCCACCGGCTGGTGCGACTCATTATCAAAGCCTACGAAGAATATGACCGAAATCAGCCGATGACGTCATAG
- the ybeY gene encoding rRNA maturation RNase YbeY: MKNHSPAESKTESDDDPSILVLNRQRFRPVQCHALAQLARQVLAAVGQATSRLTITLVSDRCMRRLNRTYRSLDQPTDVLAFPNEPDFPHENHPRRDLGDVIISTETAARYAARYGISFEREIQQLVIHGVLHLCGYDHETDQGQMRQLERRLRRKLLGKA, translated from the coding sequence ATGAAGAATCACTCTCCTGCCGAATCGAAAACGGAATCAGATGACGACCCTTCAATCCTGGTGTTGAACCGTCAACGATTTCGTCCCGTGCAATGCCATGCGCTGGCACAACTGGCGCGGCAGGTCTTAGCGGCTGTCGGTCAAGCTACCAGTCGGCTCACGATCACGCTGGTGAGCGACCGTTGCATGCGACGGTTGAACCGGACATATCGGTCGCTGGATCAGCCTACTGACGTGCTTGCCTTCCCTAACGAACCTGACTTCCCCCACGAGAATCACCCGCGACGGGACCTGGGCGACGTCATCATTTCCACTGAAACGGCAGCGCGGTATGCTGCCCGCTACGGCATCTCGTTCGAGCGAGAGATACAACAGCTTGTCATTCACGGCGTGTTGCATTTGTGCGGCTACGACCATGAAACCGATCAAGGTCAAATGAGACAACTGGAGCGGCGGCTACGTCGAAAGCTGCTTGGCAAGGCCTGA
- a CDS encoding hemolysin family protein, with translation MMSVTFHISLILILTLLLVFLSTIQSAVNELSEVQLRVLLAEHEQSLRHRLLKIVVEDYQLFLLTLGLGGQVLIVSITILVSTLFGQLPATNKHPLLWAFVTMCLVIGLFRQLVPQLVAQINPSRVLLLLLPPLSIVYRGLHLLAAPLHWVIQRQRQKLQSAFDQLAQAEEEDTDEEEIQAFIDVGEEEGILEEGEAELIQSIVELGDRRVTELMTPRSEIVAVRHDTSIMAALNTIIETRFSRIPIYRDHLDNIEGIVYLRDLLKCWRAGQAEEPVAHIARPAYFVPETKLAGDLLEEMRHSHTHIALVIDEFGGLAGLITIEDLLEEIVGEIQEEELDEVADEVHALPDGSFLVSGSVEIRRVEQLVGTEIEADDFTTVAGLIIRELDRLPDVGEQLHFKNLLFEVVAADGRRVQKVRIKPTPSA, from the coding sequence ATGATGTCCGTAACCTTTCATATCAGCTTGATCTTGATCCTGACGCTTCTGTTGGTCTTTCTCTCGACCATTCAGAGCGCCGTCAATGAACTCAGTGAAGTCCAACTGCGCGTCTTGCTGGCTGAACATGAACAAAGCCTCCGCCATCGGTTGCTCAAAATTGTCGTCGAAGACTACCAGCTCTTCCTACTGACGCTCGGGCTGGGCGGGCAAGTGCTGATTGTGTCAATAACGATTCTGGTCAGCACACTCTTTGGTCAGTTGCCGGCAACAAACAAGCACCCGCTGCTGTGGGCATTTGTGACCATGTGCTTGGTTATTGGTCTCTTCCGTCAACTGGTGCCGCAACTGGTGGCGCAGATCAATCCGTCGCGCGTGTTGTTACTGCTGCTGCCGCCTTTGTCCATTGTTTATCGAGGACTCCACCTATTGGCTGCTCCACTGCACTGGGTCATTCAACGGCAGCGGCAAAAATTGCAGAGCGCATTCGATCAACTGGCACAGGCCGAGGAGGAGGATACAGATGAAGAGGAAATTCAAGCATTCATTGATGTGGGCGAAGAAGAAGGCATTTTGGAAGAAGGCGAAGCCGAGCTGATCCAGTCTATTGTGGAACTGGGCGACCGCCGAGTCACCGAGCTGATGACGCCCCGCTCGGAGATCGTGGCCGTGCGTCACGACACCTCGATTATGGCCGCACTCAACACGATTATTGAGACCCGCTTCTCGCGCATTCCCATCTACCGTGATCACCTGGATAACATCGAAGGCATTGTCTACTTGCGCGACCTGCTCAAGTGTTGGCGAGCTGGACAGGCCGAGGAGCCTGTTGCGCACATTGCTCGCCCAGCTTATTTCGTGCCAGAGACAAAACTGGCCGGCGATTTATTGGAAGAGATGCGCCATTCTCATACCCACATCGCGCTGGTGATTGATGAATTCGGAGGACTGGCCGGGTTGATCACCATTGAAGACCTGTTGGAAGAAATCGTCGGCGAGATTCAAGAGGAAGAACTGGACGAGGTCGCCGATGAAGTTCACGCCCTGCCGGATGGGAGCTTTCTGGTCAGCGGCAGCGTCGAGATTCGACGAGTTGAACAATTGGTGGGAACGGAAATTGAAGCCGATGATTTCACCACTGTCGCTGGCCTGATTATCCGCGAATTGGACCGGTTGCCAGACGTTGGCGAGCAACTCCATTTCAAAAACCTCCTGTTCGAGGTGGTGGCTGCCGACGGGCGCCGCGTGCAAAAGGTTCGCATCAAGCCGACCCCCTCGGCTTGA
- the era gene encoding GTPase Era, translating into MSQQQTKSGFVALLGRPNAGKSTLLNQLIGLKVAAVSDKPQTTRMAIRGILTRPEGQIIFVDTPGIHKPVHQMNQRMMRAVQTVSSDADVLLLLVDATVPFGKGDQFVLDWIKTIQKPAVLWLNKIDKLKDRASLLPLIERYRNEVSFADFIPGSALTSENVELLISRLFELLPPGPLYYAETDITDQPERTLAAEIVREKLLQVVHDEIPYETAVYTEQFSEEPTLTRIHCTILVERDSQKAIIIGRGGQQLKRIGTLARQELEFLLGRKVFLQLYVKVRRHWREDSAMLDQLGIHG; encoded by the coding sequence GTGAGCCAGCAGCAAACCAAATCCGGATTCGTCGCGTTACTTGGTCGGCCCAACGCCGGTAAATCAACTTTGCTCAATCAACTGATCGGCCTGAAAGTCGCTGCCGTATCAGATAAGCCGCAAACGACGCGCATGGCAATCCGCGGCATTCTCACCCGGCCTGAAGGGCAGATCATTTTCGTGGACACCCCCGGCATCCATAAGCCCGTTCACCAAATGAACCAACGCATGATGCGCGCCGTGCAGACGGTCAGCAGTGATGCCGATGTGCTCTTATTGCTGGTTGACGCTACAGTGCCCTTCGGCAAGGGAGATCAGTTCGTCTTGGATTGGATCAAGACCATTCAAAAACCGGCTGTGTTGTGGCTCAATAAAATAGACAAGCTGAAGGATCGAGCCAGCCTCCTGCCACTGATTGAGCGCTACCGAAACGAGGTTTCGTTTGCAGACTTCATTCCCGGTTCAGCCCTCACGTCGGAAAATGTTGAGTTACTGATCAGCCGGCTGTTCGAGCTGTTGCCGCCAGGTCCGCTCTACTATGCCGAGACGGATATTACCGATCAACCCGAACGCACGCTGGCCGCAGAAATCGTGCGTGAGAAACTGTTGCAGGTGGTCCATGACGAAATTCCTTACGAAACGGCTGTCTACACTGAGCAGTTCAGCGAAGAACCAACGCTGACACGCATTCACTGCACTATTTTGGTGGAACGAGATTCACAGAAAGCAATCATCATCGGGCGCGGCGGACAGCAGCTAAAACGCATTGGCACATTGGCGCGGCAGGAGCTTGAGTTTCTGCTGGGCAGGAAAGTGTTCCTGCAATTGTATGTGAAAGTGCGGCGGCACTGGCGCGAGGACAGCGCCATGCTGGATCAACTCGGCATTCATGGATGA
- a CDS encoding 16S rRNA (uracil(1498)-N(3))-methyltransferase, which translates to MSRHRFFAPPSAITENRIVLMAEESYHLQRVLRLRPGAIVAVFDGSGKEYTCSIQRLDHDQTELLILQETRPNTESELNLTLAQGLIKGEKFDLIVQKATELGLRRLIPLVTAHTVSSGAQRVSAARLARWQRIVLEATKQCGRTRLMEVTAPMQWREFIAELPPQTLLLCERSGESLQALRERWTASKPPNCLMVGPEGGWDSQELEVALHAGAFPVWLGPRILRAETAAIVALSLIQYLWGDLKQ; encoded by the coding sequence ATGAGCCGACACCGTTTTTTCGCGCCACCGTCTGCCATCACGGAGAACCGCATTGTTCTTATGGCTGAAGAGTCATATCACCTTCAACGTGTGCTTCGACTCCGACCCGGCGCAATAGTAGCCGTGTTCGATGGTTCAGGAAAGGAATACACTTGCAGTATCCAACGTCTCGACCACGATCAAACCGAGCTGCTGATCCTGCAAGAAACCCGCCCGAACACCGAATCTGAATTGAACCTGACCCTGGCGCAAGGCCTTATCAAAGGCGAGAAATTCGATCTGATCGTTCAAAAAGCGACGGAACTCGGTCTCCGGCGTCTCATTCCCCTGGTGACTGCTCACACGGTGAGCAGTGGCGCGCAACGGGTTTCTGCCGCGCGACTGGCCCGATGGCAGCGGATCGTCCTTGAAGCAACCAAGCAATGCGGTCGCACGCGGCTAATGGAAGTCACCGCACCGATGCAATGGCGCGAATTTATCGCTGAGCTTCCTCCACAGACGCTGCTACTTTGTGAACGCAGTGGGGAGTCGCTGCAAGCGCTGCGGGAGCGATGGACTGCCTCAAAGCCTCCCAATTGCCTCATGGTCGGCCCCGAAGGCGGATGGGATAGTCAGGAGCTTGAAGTGGCTCTGCATGCCGGCGCTTTCCCTGTCTGGCTCGGCCCGCGCATTTTGCGCGCGGAGACGGCCGCCATTGTGGCGCTCAGTCTGATTCAATATCTGTGGGGCGACTTGAAGCAATAA
- a CDS encoding circularly permuted type 2 ATP-grasp protein yields the protein MLKEAVTTYHTLLEQNNGIERTREQLWQRLNEVEFVFGGRMLSPFLRPHFVTRQQFEFIRSVCEGLWPAILKVADHALREPELLDYLGVTETERRLISFEPGYQGVSRTARLDSFLTQERYSFVELNAETPAGIAYSDVATEIFLKLDVMKEFAKHYRVTPLSGREKLLNVLLAAYQEFSGSDHRPNIAIVDLPGLPTRREFELFQEFFESRGLNAIIAHPQELEFRQGKLYAGDFRVDLIYKRLLVNELIEVMEQAQGLLEACQAGAVCMVNSFRGKLIHKKLLFGVLTDEQFAHLFTEAERTLIRQHVPWTRRFEPRKTTYYGQEIDLIAFARQRRDQLVLKPNDEYGGKGIFIGWECDEAAWDAAIESALTHPYLLQERVTTAREVFPWIIDGTTVDFVEQLVDLDPLLFDGHVGSAFTRLSSSELCNVTAGGGMVPTFILEN from the coding sequence ATGCTCAAGGAAGCCGTCACAACCTATCACACGCTGCTGGAGCAGAACAACGGCATCGAGCGCACCAGAGAGCAGCTCTGGCAACGGCTCAACGAAGTGGAATTTGTCTTTGGTGGACGCATGCTCAGCCCGTTTTTGCGTCCTCATTTTGTCACGCGCCAGCAGTTTGAATTTATTCGCAGTGTGTGCGAAGGATTGTGGCCGGCGATTCTGAAAGTAGCCGACCACGCATTGCGTGAACCAGAGTTGCTCGATTACTTGGGCGTGACTGAAACAGAGCGCCGATTGATCAGCTTTGAGCCGGGCTATCAAGGCGTCTCGCGCACGGCGCGGCTGGATTCGTTCTTGACGCAGGAACGCTACTCGTTTGTCGAGCTGAACGCCGAAACGCCTGCCGGTATCGCCTATTCGGATGTGGCCACCGAGATTTTCTTAAAGCTGGATGTGATGAAGGAATTTGCCAAACACTATCGCGTCACGCCGCTCAGCGGACGAGAGAAACTATTGAATGTGTTGTTGGCAGCTTATCAGGAATTCAGCGGTAGCGATCACCGGCCTAATATCGCCATCGTTGATCTGCCTGGACTGCCAACGAGACGCGAGTTCGAGCTGTTTCAGGAATTCTTCGAGTCGCGCGGACTGAACGCCATCATTGCTCATCCGCAAGAGTTGGAGTTTCGCCAGGGGAAACTCTATGCTGGAGATTTTCGCGTTGATTTGATCTACAAACGGTTGCTGGTCAATGAACTGATTGAAGTCATGGAGCAGGCGCAGGGCTTGCTCGAAGCGTGCCAAGCCGGCGCGGTGTGCATGGTGAATTCGTTCCGCGGCAAACTGATTCACAAGAAACTGCTATTCGGCGTGCTGACTGACGAGCAGTTCGCTCACCTCTTCACGGAAGCTGAGCGAACGCTGATACGCCAGCATGTCCCCTGGACGCGACGGTTTGAGCCTCGCAAAACAACCTATTATGGGCAGGAAATTGATCTTATCGCCTTTGCCCGGCAACGACGCGACCAACTGGTGCTCAAACCGAATGATGAATATGGCGGCAAAGGAATTTTCATCGGCTGGGAATGCGATGAAGCAGCCTGGGATGCGGCTATCGAGTCTGCGCTCACGCATCCCTACTTGCTGCAAGAGCGCGTGACTACGGCTCGAGAGGTCTTCCCGTGGATCATAGATGGGACTACGGTTGATTTTGTTGAGCAGTTGGTTGATCTGGACCCGTTATTGTTCGACGGTCATGTCGGCAGTGCGTTCACCCGTTTATCCAGTAGTGAGTTGTGCAACGTAACCGCCGGTGGCGGCATGGTGCCGACATTTATTTTGGAGAATTGA